In the genome of Desulfuromonadales bacterium, one region contains:
- a CDS encoding tetratricopeptide repeat protein, whose protein sequence is MYNFAISLLLSVLVTIVLGTLVGLNIWIATAIGVAVFAGAFLLITRLIMKKIGTLMETAQRDLLAGRGEKAVKTLQSGFKYAPWQFYIKGQLNAQIGTVLYLKRDFAEAFEYLQKGFVRHWVAMGMLAICYMKRSKTAKMIETFEKATTATRKEPMLWNLYGYCLERVGEKEKAITVMEKGVKKVGGHELLQSNLDALKEGRKMKMLAWGDLWYQFHLEKQGTLIRQQTKAIQGRRKIVRR, encoded by the coding sequence ATGTACAACTTTGCTATTTCCCTCCTGCTCTCCGTCCTCGTAACGATCGTACTCGGCACCCTCGTCGGGCTCAATATCTGGATTGCCACGGCTATCGGCGTCGCCGTCTTCGCCGGAGCGTTCCTCCTCATCACCCGGTTGATCATGAAAAAGATCGGCACCCTGATGGAGACCGCCCAGCGCGACCTCCTGGCCGGCCGGGGGGAGAAGGCGGTGAAGACCCTGCAGAGCGGTTTCAAGTATGCACCCTGGCAGTTCTACATCAAGGGGCAACTCAACGCCCAGATCGGCACGGTTCTCTATCTTAAACGGGACTTTGCCGAAGCCTTCGAGTACCTGCAGAAGGGCTTCGTCCGCCACTGGGTCGCCATGGGGATGCTCGCCATCTGCTACATGAAACGCAGCAAGACCGCCAAGATGATCGAGACCTTCGAGAAGGCGACCACCGCTACCAGGAAGGAGCCGATGCTCTGGAATTTATACGGTTACTGTCTGGAGCGGGTCGGCGAGAAGGAGAAGGCGATCACGGTCATGGAGAAGGGGGTAAAGAAGGTCGGCGGGCACGAGCTTCTGCAGTCCAACCTCGACGCGCTCAAGGAAGGCCGCAAAATGAAGATGCTGGCCTGGGGCGATCTCTGGTACCAGTTCCATCTGGAGAAGCAGGGAACCCTCATCCGTCAGCAGACCAAGGCTATCCAGGGGCGGCGCAAGATCGTCAGGCGTTGA